DNA sequence from the Pseudoglutamicibacter cumminsii genome:
TACAACCTGGGCGCCGGTCAGGATCGCGATGTCCTGCAGCATTGCCTTACGGCGGTCGCCGAAGCCTGGAGCCTTAACGGCAACAACGTTGAGGGTTCCGCGCAGCTTGTTCACGACGAGGGTCGAAAGGGCTTCGCCTTCGATGTCCTCAGCGATGATGAACAGCGGCTTGGATTCCTTCAAGACGTGCTCGAGCAGCGGGACGATGTCCTGCAGAGCAGAGATCTTGCCGGAGTTGATCAGGACGTAGGCGTCCTCGAGGACGGCTTCCTGGCGCTCAGCGTCCGTTACGAAGTGTGGCGAGAGGTAGCCCTTATCGAACTGCATACCCTCGGTCACGTCCAGCACGGTCTGGGTCGTGTTGGACTCTTCGATGGTGATGACGCCCTCGGTGCCGACCTTCTTGAAGGCCTCAGCGAGAAGCTCGCCAACCTCATCCGACTGAGCGGAGATCGCGCCGACGTGGGCGACGTTTTCGTCCTGGACGTCGCGGGCGTTCTCAAGCAGGCGAGCCTCAACGGCCTCAACTGCAGCTTCGATGCCGCGCTTGATTTCGCCTGGCGCCGCACCTGCCGCTACGTTGCGCAGGCCTTCCTTGACGAGGGCCTGAGCCAGGACGGTTGCGGTGGTCGTGCCGTCACCGGCGATGTCGTTGGTCTTGGTGGCTACTTCTTTAGCCAGCTGTGCGCCAAGGTTCTCGTATGGATCCTTGAGCTCGACGTCGCGAGCGATGGTCACGCCGTCGTTAGTGATGGTTGGTGCGCCCCACTGCTTATCAAGGACGACGTTGCGGCCGCGTGGGCCTAGAGTGACCTTGACAGTGTCCGCCAGGCGGTCGACGCCGGCTTCGAGGGCCTTGCGCGCTGCGTCGTTGAACGCAAGCTGCTTTGCCATTCGTTTTACTCCTTCATAGCCTCAACCGGTTCCCGGGAGGCCGCTAGATCAAGAGTTTATGAAGAAACGGGTGTTTACTTCTCGACTACTGCGAGCACGTCGCGAGCGGACAGAACGAGGTATTCCTCGCCGCCGATCTTGACTTCGGTGCCGCCGTACTTGGAGTAGATGACGACGTCGCCTTCCTTGACGTCGACTGGGATGCGGTTGCCCTTGTCGTCGACGCGGCCGGCACCAACAGCAACGACCTTGCCTTCCTGAGGCTTTTCCTTCGCGGTGTCTGGGATGACCAGGCCGGAAGCGGTGGTCTGCTCTGCTTCGAGCTGCTGAATGACGATGCGATCTTCGAGGGGCTTGATAGAGATCGACATGTGGACCTCTCCTTTGCGTAATAGACCTGTGGGTGTACGGGCCATACAACGCGTCCTCCGGGCGTCGTCGCGGGTGTCGACCGGAAGCAGCTGATGGCTTGCGCACTCGGATTTAGCACTCTCGGCTTCCGAGTGCTGATGCCTCCACTTTAGGAACATTTCTGGCACTCGGTCAAGATGAGTGCCAATTGTTCGCCTTGAGCGTGCTTCACCCCATCGCGCACGCTCGTCATGTCTGCCGCACACGTTGCACCTGGCTCCCACATATTCGTGACAAGCTGGAGGCATGGCATCCACCAACAAACCGGACTCGATCACGTCTGACCCTACGGAGCCCATCGCGGCCGCTTTCACGCCTGAAGGCCAGGAGCTGCTCGCCCAGCTCTCCCCTGACCAGGCCGCGACCAAGAAGCTCGCAACCGACCTGACCCTGACCCTACGCAAAGCCGGGCATTCAGCGGAGGCAGTCGCCGCCGTCGTGCATCAGCTTGAGCTGCGGTTCAAGGCGCGCGGCAAGTTCGGGCCGTTCGCTGAGCGGATGATTCTCACGCAGGCAGGCCTCGAACAGGCAACCCGCCTGCCTGTTGCCGCGCGACACGCGGGCCGGATGCGCGATGCCGGTGTGCGGCACGTCGCTGACCTCGGTTGCGGCCTGGGTGCGGATGCGATGGCGATGGCGGCGCTGGGTATCGATGTGACCGCGGTTGAAGCGGATGAGGTCACGGCGGCCGCGGCGACAGTGAACACAGCGCCTTTCCCTAATGTCACGGTGGTGCATGGGCTCGCGGAAGATGTTGATTTTTCTGCCGCCGATGCGGTGTGGATGGATCCTGCACGTCGCGAAAGCACGACCTCCGGCACCAAGCGGCGCTGGGATCCGGAGGCGTTCTCTCCCCCGTTGTCATTCGTTGAAGAGATCGCTGACCGCGGGCTTCCCATGGGTGTGAAGCTTGGCCCTGGGATCCCGCACGAGTCGGTTCCGAACACTGCGGAGGCGCAGTGGGTTGAACACGACGGCAGCGTGGTCGAAGCCACGCTCTGGTTTAACGCGGCAAGGCGGCCCGAGGTTCGGCGCGCGGCGCTGGTCATCAAGGATGACCAGGTTACGGAGCTCACCTCGAGTGCGGCTCACCCCGATCAGGACCCGGACGCGCTCGCCCTAGGAGCCAACGTTCCCGTCCTCCCACATGACAGCAACCTGACAAACCCCGAAACGTACGCAACGTATCTTCACGAGCCAGCCGGCGCCGTGATCCGTGCCGGCCTCGTAGCCGACCTCGCAGAACAACTCAACGCAACCGGGCTCGACCCGCACATCGCCTACCTCACCGGCACCACACCATCGACCACGCCGCTGGCAACCAGCTACCGCATCGACATGGTGATGCCCTACAAAATCAAAGCCCTGCGCTCATGGGTGCGTAACATCCGCATCGGGCAGCTGATCATCAAAAAACGCGGACTCGACGTCACGCCAGAAGAGCTACGCAAGATTCTGCTCGGCAAAGGCCACGGCGACGGCACCGCAACGCTGATCCTCACACGCATCGGGAAGCAACGTGTCGTGTTCGGATGTGAGATCACGCCCGGTTCCGCCGTATGATCAACTAATTGCAGTATGACCGATGCGAGGAGACCCATGGGCATCGAATTCACACCTTCAAAGCCCTCGACCCTTGGGATCGAATGGGAGATCGCGCTCGTAGACCGCGACACCGGCGACCTCCGCCCGGAGGCTCCCCGCATCCTTGACGAGCTCGAAAAGCAGAATCGCATCACTCACCCCGACGGCGCGCCGCGGCTCACGCGTGAACTGCTGCAGAACACGGTGGAATGCGTCACCGGCGTGCATAACAAGGTTGCCGATGCGGTTGCGGACCTCGCTTCCACGGCCCGCGATGTGAGCGATATTTTGGATCCGCTCAACACGTCCCTCTACTGCGCCGGCTCCCACCCGTTCGCGGAGCCGACGCTGCAAGAGGTTTCAGACAAGGACCGCTACGCGACCCTGATCGACCGAACCCAGTGGTGGGGCCGGCAGATGGTTATCTACGGCGTGCACGTCCACGTGGGCATCGACCACCGGGACAAGGCCTTGCCGATTGTTGACGGGCTCATCAACAAGCAACCGCACCTGTTGGCGTTGACGTCGTCCTCGCCGTTCTGGGGCGGGACTGACACGGGCTACGGTTCGCAGCGTTCGCTCATGTTCCAGCAGCTTCCGACCGCGGGCTTGCCGTTCCACTTCTCCAAGTGGTTCGAATACGAGTCATACGTTGCAGACATGCTCCACACCGGTGTGGTGGATGTTTTGGATGAGATCCGTTGGGATGCTCGCCCGGTGCCTAAGTACGGCACGGTTGAGATGCGGATTTGTGACGGGCTGCCTGACTTGGATGACATCGCCGCGGTCGCCGCGTACACGCAATGCCTCGTGACCGAAATGTCTGACATGTTGGACTCCGGCTGGAGCATTCCGGTCATGACGCCATGGTTCCGCGTCGAAAACAAGTGGCGTGCGGCCCGTTACGGCCGCGAGGCCATCATCATCGTGAACTCCGCTGGCGACGAACTGCTAGTGACCGACCACATCGCACAGGACGTCGAACGCCTCACCCCAATCGCTGAACGCCTCGGTTGCGCTGAGGAACTCAACCACATCATGACGATGATGCAGCAGCCATGCGAATACGAACGGCAACGCAACGTGGCCGAGGCCCACGGCGGCGACTTGGCCGCGGTTGTCAAGGACAACTCGGAACGACTGCACGCCTCACTTGACCGCTAACGTATTTACATAGAGACCGTATTTACATAGACACAGTGCTGACGGGTAGCGAGGTGTCGGTTCCGAAGTCGGTTCCGGTTGGTTCTACCCCGTCCATCACGAGTTGAGCGCCGAGCGCGGCGATCATCGCGCCGTTGTCGGTGCACAGGGAGAACGGCGGGATCCGCAGCTCGATACCCGCGGAAGCGCAGCGTGCGGCGAGCAGTTCACGCAAACGGGAATTCGCTGCGACGCCTCCTCCCAAAAGCAGGGTTGTGAGGCCGTGTTCGCGGCACGCCATCACCGCTTTGGACGTGATGACGTCCACGACTGCTTCCTGGAATGAGGCGCACACGTCCTCGATCACGAGCTCTTCGCCGGCGGCTTCGCAGTGCTCAACATAGCGCGCCACAGCGGTCTTGAGGCCAGAGAAGCTGAAGTCATAGCGGCGCGGGCCCGGCTCTTCGGCGGTGCCCATGAACTTGCCGGTCGTGAGCCCGCGCGGGAAACGGATCGCTTTCCGGTTGCCTTGCGCAGCGAGCTTGTCGATGACCGGCCCGCCCGGATAGCTCAACCCCAGCAGGCGGGCGACCTTATCGTAGGCCTCCCCCGCGGCGTCATCGATCGTTGACCCGAGCATCGTGATGTCAGAGGTCAAGGAATCCACTTTGAGGATCTCCGTGTGACCACCCGAAACCAGAACCGCGCCCAGATTCGGTGGTAGCTCTCCACCGTCGAGCACACCAACGCCGACGTGCGCAACCAAATGGTTGACCGCGTACAGTGGCTTCCCCGTGGCCAACGCAAGAGCCTTCGCGGCGGAAACACCCACCATCAACGCACCCGCCAGGCCAGGCCCAGCGGTCACAGCGATCGCATCCACGTCATCGAGCGTAAGTTCCGCGGTCTCCAACGCTGAACGTAACGTCGGGACCATCGCCTCAACATGCGCGCGCGAGGCGATCTCCGGGATCACGCCACCGAAACGCACGTGCTCATCCACCGAGGACGCCACGGCGTTAGCGAGCAACGTGGTTCCACGGACAATGCCGACGCCCGTCTCGTCACAGCTGGTTTCGATGCCCAAAACGACGGGTGCCGCGTCCACCGATTCGCGTACGGCCTCAACACTCACGGCGCTCATACCTTCCCTCGGATGTCTTTCTGCATAATCACGGCGTCTTCGCCCGCGCTGGGCGCACCGGCTGGGCTAAGTGCGTCGGGCGCGGCGGGCGCTCCACCTGGATAATATCCGCGGCGGCGTGCGATCTCCTCAAACTCGTTGCGCTGATACAGCTCGATGGCGCGCTCATTCGAAGCACGGACCTCAAGCATCATGTGGGTCGCGCCCCAGTCACGCGCCCGGGACTCCATGAGCCACATCAGATACCGCGCGACCCCGCGGCCAGAATGCTCAGGCACCACGCCGATCGTCTGAACGTCCGCGATATGCGGGCTGTATTGCAGGCCCGCATACGCGATCAGCTCGCCTGTTTCCGCCTCGGCCTCCTCGCCGCCAGACTCGACGCCTGAGACCTGCTCGGCCACGCCCCAGTATTGCCGCCATTCAGGGTGGGAAAGTTCCTCCCGCATCATGCGTTCATCCCAGCGATCCAGCGGGAAAAGTTCGGCTTCGAGCGGCGTGAGTTCCTCGACGTCGGCCGCGTCCAGCTGGCGCACGACGTACCCTTTCGGGGCCCGCGCAAGCTCAGCTTCGGTAGCGGGAGCTAAGTCGGTGCTCATCGTTGGCGGCCTTGCATCGCGGCCGGGACCACCGCATCGGACTCCCTCAGGTACCGAGCAACGGGCGGGTCAGTTGGCATGCCGGCGGCGTGCCAGGCCCGGGCCAAATACGATGCGGAAACCGGCGTGGTTTCGGTGCCAGTGAGAACAGGAATCGCGGCCTCAGCGAGCTCTTCAGCGCGAACGCTCACGCCAGCACCGCCCACCGGGTAATCGACTGGAAGCTCGCCAGGCTTGGTCACGTGCGGACCATCGATGCGGGCACCGTTGCGTGCATAGCTCGCCCAGTACAGCTCACGACGGCGGGCATCCAGCGCCGCTGTCAGCACGGGTTCCGCTGCGCCCGGCTCATCCCCTGCCGCGGCGTCAGCGGCATCGGCAGTTGCATCAGGATCCGAGGCAATGCCGCTTTCGGCGAGTAGCTGCGCGGCGAGGCCGTCGAGCGAGCAGATGCCGTAGGCGTCAACACCCCACGCGAACGCGAGGCTCTGCCCTGCGGCGATCCCAACCCGCAGGCCAGTGAATGGCCCAGGGCCTTCGCCCACCAGGACCGCGTCGGGACGATCCCACCCGGCCTCAGCAAGCAGGCGTTCGCACACCGGGATGAGGTCTTCGGCGTGTCGGGTCGTGGAATCGGTCTCGTGTTCCGCGACCACCTCAACGCCGGCGCCGTTCGAATCCCCGCTGCCCACGGTCACGCACGCGACCGAAACCACCGAGGACGTATCCAACGCAAGAATCTTCTGAACACCGTCGCGCATCTCAGCCCTCCTGCTTAGCGTCTTCTTGGGACTCGACCACATCGGCGACGTCAACGAACCCGGCGAGCGCGGCTCGCAACCCCTCAGCGGCCGCATCGTTCCAGCGCGGGCCAACCCAACGCAGCGTCACGATGCGGGGTGCCGCGGCCTCTTCTTCGTCTTCGATTTCCCATGGCGCAGGGGCGTCGCCGTTCGGCTCCGCTGCTGCCTCTTCTGCCGCCCCGCCCCCGATCGGGCGTTCGAGCATGATCTCCAGGCGGGATTCTGAGAGCCCCTCGGCGCGGTCGCGTCCCCATTCGACCACGGTCACGGATTCGTCCACGGTATCGATGAGGTCGAGGTCCTCAAGTTCCTCAGCTGAGCCCAGCCGGTAGGCGTCCACGTGCACCAGCGCTGGCCCGTCGGTCAACGATGGATGGATACGGGACAGCACAAACGTTGGCGATGTGATGCCCTCACGTACGCCGAGGCCTTCACCGAGCCCCTGCGTGAAAGTCGTTTTGCCGGCGCCGAGCTCGCCCGTCAGGATCAGAACGTCTCCTGCGTGTAACTCCCCGGCGAGCGCGCGGGCGAAGCGCTGCATTGCCGACGGAGTGTCAATCGTCAACGACAGCGGGCTGTCAGCTGCGCTACCGTGCGATTCGCCGCCACCTGCAGCTCCACCCCGAACCATCCGGCGCGGGACGCGGTCAGAGATCCGCGTGACCGTCTCGTAGTTGATGGTGAGGGAGGCCTCGGACCATTCCTCAACGGCAGGCTCGCCCCGCTCAGGGTCACCGAAAACCACGGCATCCTCACCCAAGAAATCGGCCGGCTCCGCGTCGGGCCCCAGGTCGATCACGAACTGATCCATCGCGATCCGGCCCACCACCGGATACCGGACACCATCAATGCTCACGTGGGTGCCTTCAGCAATCCGCGGGATGCCATCCGCGTACCCCACGGGAACCAGCCCCAGCGTCGTCGGCTGTTCGGCATGCCACCGCAAGCCATAAGACACGCCCTGGCCCGCATCCACCCGCTTGGCCCCAGCAACGTGCGCAACCAGACGCATGGCCGGCCGCAAACCCAAATCCGCTGAGGTCTTGCCCTCGAACGGCGACAGCCCGTACAGACCCAAACCGACCCGGACCATGTCATACATCGCGTCCGTGCGGGCAAACACCGTAGGGGTGTTCGCGATGTGCCGCACTTCAGGTTCGAGCCCGGCCTCAGCCACCACGGCGAGTGCGTCCTCGAATGCGCGCGTCTGGGCATCGTTCGCGGGATGCTCCGGCTCATCGCCCATCGCGTAGTGCGAGAAAACCCCCACGACGCGGACGTCGCCTGCGCGCTCCGCCGCGGCCGCACGCTCAACAAACTGTGGCCACTGCGACGCCGTGCAACCGTTGCGACCCAAGCCCGTGTCGATCTTGAGGTGAATCCGCGCCACACGACCCACCGCGTGCGACGCCTCGATCACCCGTTCCAGCTCCCAACCGGACACCCCAATATCGATGCCGTGGGCAACCGCCGCTTCAAAATCGGTGTCCGATGTGTGCAACCAGCACAGCGCAGGCGCATCGATCCCCGCGGTACGCAGCTCCAAAGCCTCACTCACATGAGCAGTGCCAACCCACGTGGCACCCGCCTCCAACGCTGCCTGAGCACACGCGACCGCGCCATGCCCATAAGCCTGCGCCTTCACAATCGCCATGATGTGCGCGGCACCCACGAGTTCACGAACACGCGCGACATTGGCCGCCAATGCACCCAAATCGACCTCAGCGCACCGTTCAGGTGCAGCCGCAACCGCATCGTGCGCATGCAACCATTGCGTCGCCGACGTCGAGGCCACGGCGGCGTCGCCTAACACATCAACGCCGGCAGGGGAAGAAAAACTGTGGGAAGACACCCTTCTAGCCTAGACCTTCGCCAGCACTACGCCGCGCTTTGCGACCTAGCGCCTAAGATCATAGGTAGCCAACCGTGAAGGAGACCATTCGTGCAAAACGAAGCACAACCGCGGAAGATTTCGGTGATCGGCGCCGGATATTTAGGGGCCACACACGCTGCGTGCATGGCGGAGCTCGGCTTCGACGTTGTTGGTGTTGATGTTGATCCTGAACGTGTTGAACGTCTCAACGCCGGGATCCTTCCGTTCCACGAGCCAGGCCTGGACGAGATGCTGGAACGTCACGTTCGTGATGGCCGCTTGCGTTTCACGACGGATTATCAAGAGGTGGCCGATGCGGATGTTCACTTCATCGGTGTGGGCACCCCGCAGCGGGAAAACGATCACGGCGCTGACATGCGGTACGTCGATGCGGCGATCGATTCGTTGGGTGCCGTGGTTTCGAAAGACACACTGATCGCGGGTAAGTCCACGGTCCCGGTGGGTACCGCGGCGCGGCTCGCTAAACGGTTGAAAAAGCTCGTTTCTAAGCGTGGCCTGGATATCAACGCTGAGCTGTGCTGGAACCCTGAGTTTCTGCGTGAAGGGTTCGCGGTTGAAGACACGCTAACCCCGGACCGGTTCGTGTTCGGCGTGCAGTCCCAGCGGGCCGAGGACATCCTGCGGGCCGTGTACGCGAAGCCGCTCGCCGACGGTACCCCGCTCGTCGTCACGGACTTTGAAACGGCGGAGCTTGTGAAGGTTGCCGCGAACGCCTTCCTGGCGACCAAGATCTCTTTTATCAACGCGTTCTCAGAAATCACCGAGACCGTGGGCGGCGATATCAAGACACTCGCAGACGCGATCGGCATGGACCCGCGCATCGGGCGGAAGTTCCTCAACGCCGGCATCGGCTTCGGTGGCGGTTGCCTGCCTAAAGACATTCGCGCGTTGCAGGCCCGGGTATCTGAGCTCGGCTTGCCGCACACGATGCGTTTCCTCGACCACATGGACGAGATCAACCTCCGCCGCCGCGAACGCGCGATCTACCTCGCGGAGCGTGCGGTGGGTGGGGATTTGCACGGTGCGCGCGTCGCGGTTCTGGGTGCGGCATTCAAGCCGAACTCGGACGATGTGCGTGACTCCCCCGCCTTGGATGTTGCGGCACGCTTGTACTCCTCCGGCGCGGACGTGTCCGTCTACGATCCGCAGGGCATGAAGAACGCGGCCAAGCGGTTCCCACGCTTACGGTACGCGGAATCTGCCGAGGACGCGGCAAGTGGCGCCAACGTCGTGTTGCTATTGACCGAATGGGACGAGTTCAAGAACCTCGACCCGGCTGCATTCGGTGAGGTTGTTGCGGATCGTTACATGATCGATGGCCGCAACGTACTTGATCCGCAAGCATGGACTTCCGCAGGGTGGACCCTTGACCGCATGGGCCACAAGCCGGACCACAGCTGAATGCACACGCGCCGGCTGAACGCACGATAGAAACAGGCAAGGACCTACATGACTGGTTTCGACGTCAACACTGTTCGCAGTGACTTCCCAATCCTGAACCGCACGGCTGCGGATGGCTCGCCCTTGATCTATTTCGATTCGGGCGCCACCTCGCAGCGCCCGCAACAGGTCATGGACGCCGAAACCTCGTTCGTGCTGGGTTCCAATGCGGCTGTTAAGCGTGGCGCGCATCGGCTCGCTGAAGCGGCGACGGATGCGTACGAAGGTGCGCGGGAGACAATCGCGGAGTTCATCGGCGCGGCCTCGGCCAGCGAAGTCGTCTTCACCAAGAACGCGACGGAAGCGCTGAACCTGGTGGCCTATGCCCTGGGCAACGGCGATGACACGACCCCCAAGCGGCTCCGCGTTGGTGCGGACGACGAGATCCTCATCACCGAGATGGAGCACCACGCGAACCTGGTTCCGTGGCAAGAACTCGCCCGCCGCACCGGCGCGACCTTGCGCTGGATCCCGCTCACGGATGATTTCCAGCTCGACCTCACCGAGCTGGACACGCTGCTCAACGAGCGAACTAAAGTGGTTGCGTTCACCCACCAGTCCAACGTGACCGGAACCATCAACCCCGTGGACACCTTGGTCGAAGCCGCGAAGAAGGTCGGCGCGCTCACGGTGCTCGATGCGTGCCAGTCGGTACCGCATATGCCTGTCGATGTGCAGAAGCTCGACGTCGATTTCCTCGCGTTCTCCGGCCACAAGATGCTCGCCCCAACCGGCATCGGCGTTCTGTGGGGCCGCTACAAACTGCTCAAGGACCTGCCCCCGTTCATGCTCGGCGGCTCGATGATCGAAATCGTCACGATGGAACACACGACCTACGCCGAACCTCCAGCACGCTTCGAAGCCGGGACGCCACCGACATCGCAAGCCGTAGCGCTCGCCGCCGCGTGCGATTACCTCACCGAGCTCGGCATGGACAACGTCGCCGCGCATCAGGCGCGACTCGTTGAGCGCGCCATCACGGGTCTCAGCCGCATCGACGGCGTCCGCATCATCGGGCCAGGGCTCAATAGCACCGCTACTGAGCGTACCGGCGCTGTTGCTTTCACCATCGACGGCCTACATCCACACGACGTGGGCCAGGTCCTCGATTCTCAAGGCGTGCTCGTGCGCGTGGGGCATCACTGCGCGTGGCCGCTGCACCGCCGCTACGGGATCCACGGGAGCACGCGCGCAAGCTTCAGCGTCTACAACACTGAAGCTGAAGTGGACGCGTTCGTCGAGGCCGTCCAGAAAACCATCGACTACTTCAACAGTTTCCGGTGACCATGAACCTCAACACGCTGTATTCAGAGCTCATTTTCGAACACGATAAGCACCCCAAACACGCGGGTCTGCGCGAGCCTTTCGACGCCGACGTCCACCACGTCAACCCCGTGTGTGGCGACGAGGTTCAGTTGCGTTTGAAACTCTCCGAAGACGGCTCGACGGTCGAGGACATCTCTTACGACGCCGCGGGTTGCGCGATGAGCCGCGCATCCGTTTCGATGATGGCTGACTTGTTCATCGGCGAGCCGATCAGCGAGGTTGAAGCGATGATCGCCCACTTCGATGAGGTACTCCACTCCCGCGGGAAGGTTGAGGCTGACGAGGAGATCGTCGGCGATGCCGTGGCCCTCGCGGGCGCCGCGAAGTTCCCTAACCGGGTCAAGTGCGTTCTGATGAGCTGGAAAGCGTTCCAAGCCGCCTACGCCGAAGCGCTGTTGTTCCGCGAACAGTAACCGGCAGATTGAGCAGCTGTAGATGATCAGCTGTCGATGCTGTAGGTCACCCCGTGCAAGACGGCCGCTGCTGCGCACAATTCGGCAATCCGGTCCTGTGACAGCTCGATGCCGCTGCTGAGGGCACGGGCCGCGTGGGTTGCGAGCATCGCACCCACCACGCCAGCGAGTTTGTCACCCGAGCCCGCGCGAGCCAGCGTCGGCGCCGCCGATGCCGCTACGAAAACTGGACCATCTGGGGCAGCAACCACTGTTGCTGATCCCTTCAATAACACCACCGCATTGACCGCTGAGGCTAGATCGTATGCTGCCTCCAAAGGATCCTGAAGTGGATCCCAAGTTGGCACACCTAAACGCTGGGCCAGGGCCGCGAATTCGCCCGCATGTGGGGTGAGCACATAGTCCCGATTTACAGCTTTGATAGGCGTCCCATCCCCTCGGGAGGCTAGCAACGATTCCGGTTCCCACAGCGACAAGGCTGAAGCATCCACGACCACCGGACATTGGCTGTTCTTCATCACGGCCACTGCTGGTTCACAATCCTCCGGCTCCGTGCCAATACCCGGCCCCACAACCCAGGCAGTTGCCTTCTGCGCGGCAGCCGGCCAAGCAGAAGATAATAACTCTGCACGGTCAACATTGACCACCTCGGGCAAAGCCTGCACCACACTGGCACCGGTCTCTCCACGACCAGCGGTCACCAGCATCCCCACCCCGCCGCGACCAGCATCGTGTTGGCCTACCGCGGCAGCTGCCGTAGAACATAGCACCGCTGCCCCCGGATAAGCCGGTGACCCTGCAAGCACCCCGAGCACTCCACGCGAATATTTATGATCCCCCGCACGCGGTGCAAGTAGCTGAGCATCCGCTTCCTGGGGAGTCACCAAAAGCGGCATCGGACCCGAGGACAGCCAAGTTTTCAAACCCATCTCTACCAGGTACACATCGCCGGTTTTCTCCCGCCCTGCACCCACCACAAGCCCGCGTTTCAGTGCACCGAAAGTCACTGTCAGGTGGGCGCTTGGAACCAGCTCATCTGCAGATCCGGTCAACGTGTTCAGCCCCGATGGGCAGTCAACAGCGATAACCAGTGCCTTTAGTTCATCCCCGACCACAGCCCATTTTTGGGTCTCTTCATCCCAGCCAGGAATCCACATCCCACCTTGAGCTCCAATGCCCAGGACCGCATCAACGATCACATCCGCTTTCCTAAGCAGCGCCCAAACATCCAGCTCCTCAACAGTGACCGGCAATTGCCCACCTGCTTGAGGGACCACCTGCTCCTGTGCCGTTGCTGCACATAACTGCCAACGCGATGCCCGCTCAAAAACAGTGCCCGGCAATGGCCCACCTGCTTGAGTGACCAGCAGCTCAACCCCGGCATCCCGAGCTGCAGCCGCGGCGCGCTCATGCCAACGGTCCGCAACCATGACAGCCACGCATAGCGCTCCGCGGCGGGCCAGACCCGCCAAAGCATAGAGTCCATCACCACCGTTATTCCCCGGGCCAATCAAACCCACGATGAGCGCCCCACGCAAAGAGGACACCGGGCTGTATCCCGCGGCAGGACTGTATCCCGTGCCAGCACCTATGCCGCCGGAATAGATCTCAGCCACAGATGTGGGAGCAGGGACGATCGGCTCCCCTAGCGCGGGCCGCCGCGTCACAGCCCTGGCGATGTGCACCACCAACCCGTGGGCGGCCTGACGCATCAAACGATCCGGATCCCCCGCTGCCTCACATGCGGCAAGCATGGGCGCCTCCGCCGCACGAATCTGATCCGGGGTGAACAAAAGATGCATCGCGATACCTGATTTCTCGTCTTGGTGACTTCTAGCCTTCAGCGATCACATACGCGATCGCAACATCGCCATCGTGGGTCAATGAAACATGCCAACGCTTAATGCCGAGCTGGTCCGCGACCGCCTTCACACTGCCGCGGATGGCTAGCTCCGGGGCACCAGATTCAAGCGTACACACCTCGCAGTCATGCCACACCATCCCGCCCGGGGAACCCAACGCTTTCGCGACCGCTTCCTTGGCGGCGAAACGCGCCGCGAGGGAACGCGTACGCACCTGACGCTCCTCGGGGCAAAACAAGCGCTCAACCAAAGCTGGGGTCCGCTCAATCAGCTTTTCGAAACGCGGAACGTCCACAACGTCAACACCGATGCCCACAATCATGCTTCGATGCTATCGCTCTTGATGTGCAGGTGCTCACCTGCCGAAAGTACGTGAGAACTACCAGTCGTATAAGTGTTATTCACCTACTGCTAACCTTCGCTG
Encoded proteins:
- the tsaD gene encoding tRNA (adenosine(37)-N6)-threonylcarbamoyltransferase complex transferase subunit TsaD, whose amino-acid sequence is MSAVSVEAVRESVDAAPVVLGIETSCDETGVGIVRGTTLLANAVASSVDEHVRFGGVIPEIASRAHVEAMVPTLRSALETAELTLDDVDAIAVTAGPGLAGALMVGVSAAKALALATGKPLYAVNHLVAHVGVGVLDGGELPPNLGAVLVSGGHTEILKVDSLTSDITMLGSTIDDAAGEAYDKVARLLGLSYPGGPVIDKLAAQGNRKAIRFPRGLTTGKFMGTAEEPGPRRYDFSFSGLKTAVARYVEHCEAAGEELVIEDVCASFQEAVVDVITSKAVMACREHGLTTLLLGGGVAANSRLRELLAARCASAGIELRIPPFSLCTDNGAMIAALGAQLVMDGVEPTGTDFGTDTSLPVSTVSM
- the alr gene encoding alanine racemase, which produces MSSHSFSSPAGVDVLGDAAVASTSATQWLHAHDAVAAAPERCAEVDLGALAANVARVRELVGAAHIMAIVKAQAYGHGAVACAQAALEAGATWVGTAHVSEALELRTAGIDAPALCWLHTSDTDFEAAVAHGIDIGVSGWELERVIEASHAVGRVARIHLKIDTGLGRNGCTASQWPQFVERAAAAERAGDVRVVGVFSHYAMGDEPEHPANDAQTRAFEDALAVVAEAGLEPEVRHIANTPTVFARTDAMYDMVRVGLGLYGLSPFEGKTSADLGLRPAMRLVAHVAGAKRVDAGQGVSYGLRWHAEQPTTLGLVPVGYADGIPRIAEGTHVSIDGVRYPVVGRIAMDQFVIDLGPDAEPADFLGEDAVVFGDPERGEPAVEEWSEASLTINYETVTRISDRVPRRMVRGGAAGGGESHGSAADSPLSLTIDTPSAMQRFARALAGELHAGDVLILTGELGAGKTTFTQGLGEGLGVREGITSPTFVLSRIHPSLTDGPALVHVDAYRLGSAEELEDLDLIDTVDESVTVVEWGRDRAEGLSESRLEIMLERPIGGGAAEEAAAEPNGDAPAPWEIEDEEEAAAPRIVTLRWVGPRWNDAAAEGLRAALAGFVDVADVVESQEDAKQEG
- a CDS encoding GNAT family N-acetyltransferase — encoded protein: MSTDLAPATEAELARAPKGYVVRQLDAADVEELTPLEAELFPLDRWDERMMREELSHPEWRQYWGVAEQVSGVESGGEEAEAETGELIAYAGLQYSPHIADVQTIGVVPEHSGRGVARYLMWLMESRARDWGATHMMLEVRASNERAIELYQRNEFEEIARRRGYYPGGAPAAPDALSPAGAPSAGEDAVIMQKDIRGKV
- the tsaB gene encoding tRNA (adenosine(37)-N6)-threonylcarbamoyltransferase complex dimerization subunit type 1 TsaB yields the protein MRDGVQKILALDTSSVVSVACVTVGSGDSNGAGVEVVAEHETDSTTRHAEDLIPVCERLLAEAGWDRPDAVLVGEGPGPFTGLRVGIAAGQSLAFAWGVDAYGICSLDGLAAQLLAESGIASDPDATADAADAAAGDEPGAAEPVLTAALDARRRELYWASYARNGARIDGPHVTKPGELPVDYPVGGAGVSVRAEELAEAAIPVLTGTETTPVSASYLARAWHAAGMPTDPPVARYLRESDAVVPAAMQGRQR